The window CTCCGGCGCGCTCGGACAGGTCATCGTCGGTCAGCAGGACCTGCTTGCGCTCGAAACAGCCGTCTTCAACGTGGTCACGTTCTTCGTGGCGGGTCTCGCCGCGATGGCCGGCGGCCGCCTCGGCGACCGGACTGGCATCGGCTTCTTTGCGGTCTCGGGCCGGAAATCCGTCGAGACCGACGTCAGCCGCATCGTCAAGACCGTCGGTCGGGTGACCAGCGTTGAACTCCCGGACGCCATCAACGACATCGACGGCTACGACCCCGTGGACCCGGAAACGAAGCGGAAACTCACGGGACAGACCCTGCTGTTCCCCCGACGACTCACGGTCGAGCAACTCCGCGACCGCATCATCGAGCGGTTGCGGACGGACTACGGCGTCGGCCACGTCGACCTCGATATCGCCGACACGGGCGAAATCGAGTACCTTGCCCTCGGGAGCCGTGAGGCTGGAATCGGCCCGACGCTCCCGCCGAGCAGCGCCGCCGTCGCCATCAAGGCTGACCCGCCGAACAACGCCAGCCCCGGCGATATCGTTCAGGTCTGGACCGCTGGCAGTCCCGAAGCCGAAACAAGCCCACAGCGGATTACGAACGCCGAACTCCGGGGAACTGCCGAGGACGTCGTCACGCTGGCGATGGACGAGGAGGAAGCCAAGACACTCGATACGGAGGCCCGGTATCGCCTCGCGACGCTGCCGGTCGAAGCCCGGGCCGACCGGGAGTTCGCCTCACACCTGCGGACGGCCGCCGAGACGATGGGCGTCGTTACCGTCGGGGAGGGAAGCCCCATCGCCCACAGCGTCGTGGGCGCCCTCGACGTCGCCGTGGTCGCAGTGCGGACGGCGGATGGCGAAATCGAGGCGATACCCAAGCGGACGCGAACG of the Natronomonas halophila genome contains:
- a CDS encoding potassium transporter TrkA; translated protein: MRSPLQIAVEDLLTDIVLGIVLVVLAGVLGIIVGLVHRWQVNDQVPEGLSVLVGLSGVALYLNTSGALGQVIVGQQDLLALETAVFNVVTFFVAGLAAMAGGRLGDRTGIGFFAVSGRKSVETDVSRIVKTVGRVTSVELPDAINDIDGYDPVDPETKRKLTGQTLLFPRRLTVEQLRDRIIERLRTDYGVGHVDLDIADTGEIEYLALGSREAGIGPTLPPSSAAVAIKADPPNNASPGDIVQVWTAGSPEAETSPQRITNAELRGTAEDVVTLAMDEEEAKTLDTEARYRLATLPVEARADREFASHLRTAAETMGVVTVGEGSPIAHSVVGALDVAVVAVRTADGEIEAIPKRTRTVVPGEEIYAIGRPDRLRKLEAAGAAASGAAPETTVEE